A single window of Solanum dulcamara chromosome 5, daSolDulc1.2, whole genome shotgun sequence DNA harbors:
- the LOC129888511 gene encoding uncharacterized protein LOC129888511 isoform X2: protein MTVIEVAAPSPMRYMMGAAVMMIGVVLPLAYMMFRNKRVPSSSSYSKQT, encoded by the coding sequence ATGACAGTTATAGAAGTGGCAGCGCCGAGCCCAATGAGGTACATGATGGGAGCAGCTGTAATGATGATCGGCGTTGTATTGCCCCTTGCCTATATGATGTTTAGGAACAAGCGTGTtccttcctcttcttcttactcTAAACAGACGTAG
- the LOC129889839 gene encoding FHA domain-containing protein At4g14490-like, protein MEEREGPLLHLIMEKGPLSGQNLEYKPGSKIQIGRGVRGNTLPIKDEGISSKHLRIQFESGFWVINDLGSSNGTFLNNISIDPSRPTKLTDDDIIKIGEETSIKVKIEAMEVDPVEEIEAKGKNTRRNTRHKAAASERSVKGLGVIDENRELGLGNGGTGNLGVGSKRTTRSSKNVKNEAGNVDEVENFTAIEVEKEGKGNMKRTRGPRKVESVKKWVDSVKEAENIDLVDVERETKQCPRRTRGSKKADSVKEGDDAVEETESLAVVEAERQRKPSPRRTRGSRKVESVKDGNDAEETESLAVVVADRERKPSPRRTRGSKREQNVKWTDSVEEAKNSVAIDVDKEKKVCSRRTRGSRKEDDVENLHQKAGEYMEVKQLGKGKVSTTRMVRSEEDEVMEKLERDQKDCEEAVENNANVGVERNMPEVVGVELGRDVCEGSFSNVGVNMSEVQMEEEVDLEKMTLGEWLDYLEVYLPKQIIDATEEMILGMKQKTEKYQEFMLQQKNSKDCDGIPKG, encoded by the coding sequence ATGGAAGAACGAGAAGGACCACTGCTACACCTTATAATGGAGAAAGGTCCTCTTTCGGGTCAAAATCTGGAGTATAAACCCGGTTCAAAGATCCAGATTGGTCGGGGTGTTCGTGGCAACACACTTCCAATCAAAGACGAAGGCATCTCTTCTAAACACCTCCGTATCCAGTTTGAATCCGGGTTCTGGGTCATCAATGATCTCGGATCTTCAAACGGTACGTTTCTGAACAATATTTCAATTGACCCATCTCGACCCACTAAACTAACCGACGATGACATTATAAAAATTGGCGAAGAAACCTCGATTAAGGTCAAAATTGAAGCTATGGAAGTTGATCCGGTGGAAGAAATCGAGGCTAAGGGTAAAAATACCCGACGAAACACGAGGCATAAGGCGGCAGCAAGTGAGAGAAGTGTTAAGGGGTTGGGGGTGATTGATGAAAATCGAGAATTAGGGCTTGGAAATGGTGGAACAGGAAATTTGGGTGTGGGTTCCAAAAGAACGACTAGGAGTTCTAAGAATGTGAAAAATGAAGCTGGAAATGTAGATGAAGTTGAGAACTTTACTGCAATTGAAGTAGAGAAAGAGGGGAAAGGGAATATGAAGAGGACTCGGGGTCCTAGGAAAGTGGAGAGTGTTAAAAAATGGGTTGATAGTGTGAAGGAAGCTGAGAATATTGATTTAGTTGATGTTGAAAGAGAGACTAAACAGTGTCCGAGGAGGACTAGGGGTTCTAAGAAAGCTGATAGTGTTAAAGAGGGGGATGATGCTGTGGAGGAAACTGAAAGTCTTGCTGTAGTTGAAGCAGAGCGACAGAGGAAACCTAGTCCTAGGAGGACTAGGGGTTCTAGGAAAGTGGAGAGTGTTAAAGATGGGAATGATGCTGAAGAAACTGAAAGTCTTGCGGTAGTTGTTGCAGATAGAGAGAGGAAACCAAGTCCGAGGAGGACTAGGGGTTCTAAGAGAGAACAAAATGTTAAATGGACTGATAGTGTGGAGGAAGCTAAGAATTCTGTAGCAATTGATGTAGATAAAGAGAAGAAAGTGTGTTCAAGGAGGACTAGGGGTTCAAGGAAGGAGGATGATGTGGAAAATCTCCATCAAAAAGCAGGTGAATACATGGAAGTGAAGCAACTTGGGAAGGGGAAGGTAAGCACTACAAGAATGGTGCGTTCGGAGGAAGATGAGGTGATGGAGAAGTTGGAAAGAGACCAAAAAGATTGTGAAGAAGCAGTTGAGAACAATGCCAATGTGGGAGTAGAAAGAAATATGCCCGAGGTGGTGGGAGTGGAACTTGGAAGGGACGTTTGTGAGGGGTCATTTAGTAATGTTGGCGTAAACATGAGTGAAGTCCAAATGGAGGAGGAGGTGGATTTAGAGAAAATGACACTTGGAGAATGGTTGGATTATTTGGAGGTTTATTTGCCAAAACAAATAATTGATGCCACTGAGGAGATGATTTTAGGTATGAAACAGAAAACAGAGAAATATCAGGAGTTTATGTTGCAGCAGAAGAATTCAAAGGATTGTGATGGAATACCGAAGGGTTAG
- the LOC129888511 gene encoding uncharacterized protein LOC129888511 isoform X1 codes for MTVIEVAAPSPMRYMMGAAVMMIGVVLPLAYMMFRNKRVPSSSSYSKQTNKVLI; via the exons ATGACAGTTATAGAAGTGGCAGCGCCGAGCCCAATGAGGTACATGATGGGAGCAGCTGTAATGATGATCGGCGTTGTATTGCCCCTTGCCTATATGATGTTTAGGAACAAGCGTGTtccttcctcttcttcttactcTAAACAGAC GAATAAGGTTCTTATATAG